A genomic stretch from Mya arenaria isolate MELC-2E11 chromosome 10, ASM2691426v1 includes:
- the LOC128206345 gene encoding uncharacterized protein LOC128206345, with translation MIVQNEVQRISSFKTVKRPVVKKINGSKGFKLFAGSNTQRSTGLCMEVLQKLTPFKDDEDKVTESARELLIDCVKHHPTVHDVFFPDVSGEARMRDEDYRGFPMERLAVGVICEALAGCEDEFKFHTTLERNNLASLIGDLYSSVHWKKLGFALYTQQYPTVVRDVTSGISLQDFIDDDGPEWAEQILERMTEPNWTLSWVQKIVRGLVTEEDYNTQMNALFVKLHLLDPQSVIPAYHLLNNIRALPECSLELATRDYIGGPLDSQKFQPAVICAVHVPTRAHASPHNTGTPGTPREVFYGVHVDEWLMTEARDLGVWNGRRPNNSRPSAETDRCVVM, from the exons ATGATTGTGCAAAACGAAGTTCAACGAATAAGTTCTTTCAAAACTGTAAAGAGGCCAGTGGTCAAGAAAATAAATGGTTCCAAAGGTTTCAAGTTATTCGCTGGATCGAATACTCAAAGATCTACTGGATTATGTATGGAAGTGCTTCAGAAGTTGACTCCTTTTAAAGACGATGAGGATAAGGTTACGGAATCTGCACGGGAACTACTAATTGACTGTGTAAAACACCATCCGACTGTACACGACGTGTTCTTTCCGGACGTTTCCGGAGAAGCTCGGATGCGTGACGAAGATTACCGAGGGTTCCCAATGGAGAGATTAGCAGTAGGCGTGATCTGTGAGGCACTGGCGGGATGCGAAGACGAATTTAAGTTCCATACAACATTAGAAAGGAACAACTTGGCCTCTTTGATTGGAGACTTGTACTCCAGTGTCCATTGGAAGAAACTAG gaTTTGCACTATACACACAACAGTATCCTACAGTGGTTCGTGACGTCACGTCCGGTATCTCATTACAGGATTTCATAGACGATGATGG ACCGGAATGGGCAGAGCAGATTCTAGAACGTATGACGGAACCAAACTGGACTCTCTCATGGGTGCAAAAAATAGTCCGTGGTCTCGTTACTGAGGAAGATTACAACACTCAGATGAACGCTCTCTTCGTGAAGTTGCATTTGCTTGACCCTCAGTCGGTTATTCCCGCGTATCACCTTCTAAATAATATCAGAG CACTTCCGGAATGCAGTTTAGAGCTTGCTACTCGAGACTATATCGGCGGGCCGCTGGATAGCCAGAAGTTTCAGCCCGCTGTGATATGTGCTGTCCATGTCCCGACCCGAGCACACGCCTCTCCCCACAACACAGGGACGCCCGGAACGCCCAGGGAAGTCTTTTATGGCGTGCACGTGGATGAATGGCTAATGACGGAAGCGCGTGATCTGGGCGTCTGGAACGGCCGCCGTCCCAACAACAGCCGTCCATCAGCCGAAACAGACCGCTGCGTCGTCATGTGA